A genomic segment from Microcoleus sp. FACHB-672 encodes:
- a CDS encoding type IV pilus twitching motility protein PilT produces MNQINAGAVPGSQAQPSHKTPPPPPPLKPPVGQAQSVSHGTITIEQMVKEAYARKASDIHIRVGQVPRIRVRGEMIPVAEHGKTTPQIYEQYLAEILTPAQRKQFVETKELDTAIFYPGFLRCRVNCFDSLTGGAIVLRLITLHIPSIEELKLPEVLKKIISNHQGLILVTGPTGSGKSTTMAAMIRHLNETSAKHIVTIEDPIEYVHPSQKCLISQREVGLHTFDFHLALRAVLREDPDVILIGEMRDRLTINTALQAAQTGHLVLGTLHTRSAINSINRLLNLYNPEEQPAMRIQITESLVAVIAQLLLPTTDGRRTAVHDILVNTPAMKDYLLKGNEDDAFHLMSTDTIEGMQIMNVALYEQVLNGRITIEDALGVSPDIGDLERRMRTGGFDSSNSPRNWS; encoded by the coding sequence ATGAACCAAATAAATGCTGGTGCAGTACCCGGATCTCAGGCTCAGCCCTCCCACAAAACACCACCGCCACCCCCACCGCTCAAACCGCCGGTAGGGCAAGCGCAAAGCGTCAGCCACGGCACGATTACGATTGAGCAAATGGTAAAAGAGGCTTACGCACGCAAAGCCTCTGACATTCATATTCGAGTTGGCCAAGTTCCCAGAATTCGGGTTCGCGGTGAGATGATCCCGGTTGCAGAACACGGGAAGACGACACCACAAATCTATGAACAGTATCTGGCGGAAATTTTAACACCGGCTCAGAGAAAACAGTTTGTAGAAACAAAAGAACTGGATACAGCAATTTTTTATCCCGGCTTTTTGCGCTGCCGGGTCAACTGTTTTGATTCCCTGACTGGTGGTGCGATCGTGCTGCGGTTAATCACCCTGCACATCCCTTCCATTGAAGAATTAAAGTTGCCAGAAGTACTGAAAAAAATTATCTCCAATCATCAAGGACTAATTTTAGTCACAGGGCCAACAGGTTCCGGGAAATCGACCACAATGGCGGCGATGATCCGTCATTTAAACGAAACCTCTGCCAAACACATTGTCACGATTGAAGATCCCATTGAATACGTTCATCCCAGCCAAAAGTGCTTGATTAGTCAGCGAGAAGTGGGATTACACACCTTTGATTTTCACTTAGCTTTAAGGGCAGTTTTACGGGAAGATCCGGACGTGATTCTGATTGGGGAAATGCGTGATCGTCTCACCATTAATACAGCCTTGCAAGCTGCCCAAACCGGCCACTTAGTATTAGGAACCCTTCACACTCGCAGCGCCATCAACTCGATTAACCGTTTGTTAAACCTCTACAATCCAGAGGAACAGCCGGCGATGCGAATTCAAATTACCGAATCTCTTGTGGCTGTCATCGCTCAGTTGCTGCTACCTACTACCGATGGTCGTCGCACGGCAGTTCACGATATTTTAGTTAACACGCCGGCGATGAAAGATTACCTGCTTAAAGGTAATGAAGATGACGCCTTCCACTTGATGTCAACTGACACCATTGAAGGAATGCAAATCATGAACGTCGCCCTCTACGAGCAAGTGCTAAATGGCCGAATTACCATCGAAGACGCCCTAGGTGTTTCGCCAGATATCGGCGATCTTGAACGGCGGATGCGAACCGGCGGCTTCGACTCTTCTAATTCACCTCGGAATTGGAGTTAA
- the lptB gene encoding LPS export ABC transporter ATP-binding protein, with amino-acid sequence MKIWLENVHKSYGKRVIVNRVNLSVAQGEVVGLLGPNGAGKTTTFYITTGLIKPNQGTVWLDDVDITHLPMHKRAKLGIGYLTQEASIFRQLSVRENILLVLEQTGVPRHEWQQRLDYLLREFRLEKVAYTAGIQVSGGERRRTELARALAAGQAGPTFLLLDEPFAGVDPIAVAEIQQIVAGLRERQIGILITDHNVRETLAITDRAYIMRDGQILAAGNAEELYNNPLVRQYYLGESFQR; translated from the coding sequence ATGAAAATTTGGCTTGAAAATGTTCACAAATCCTATGGCAAGCGCGTCATTGTCAACCGCGTTAACTTGTCAGTGGCGCAAGGCGAAGTTGTAGGATTACTAGGACCCAACGGTGCCGGTAAGACAACAACGTTTTATATTACCACCGGCTTGATCAAACCCAATCAGGGCACCGTTTGGCTAGATGACGTTGATATTACCCACCTGCCGATGCACAAACGGGCAAAGCTTGGCATTGGCTACTTAACTCAAGAAGCCAGTATCTTTCGTCAATTGAGCGTTCGGGAGAATATTTTACTGGTATTAGAGCAAACCGGCGTTCCCCGTCACGAATGGCAGCAGCGTTTAGATTATTTGTTGCGAGAGTTCCGCCTGGAAAAAGTTGCTTACACCGCCGGCATTCAAGTATCTGGCGGAGAACGCCGACGCACCGAACTCGCGAGAGCATTGGCAGCTGGACAAGCCGGGCCAACATTTTTGCTGCTTGATGAACCGTTTGCCGGTGTCGATCCGATCGCTGTGGCAGAAATTCAGCAAATTGTCGCGGGACTGCGAGAGCGCCAAATCGGCATCCTGATTACCGATCACAACGTCCGAGAAACTCTCGCCATTACTGATCGTGCCTACATTATGCGCGATGGCCAAATCTTAGCTGCCGGCAATGCAGAGGAACTCTATAACAATCCCCTCGTTCGACAATACTACTTAGGTGAAAGCTTCCAGCGATAG
- a CDS encoding YebC/PmpR family DNA-binding transcriptional regulator, whose product MAGHSKWANIKRQKARVDAVKGKIFTKISREIIVAARSGVPDPAGNFQLRTAIDKAKAAGIPNENIDRAIAKGAGKWGSEGDSLEAIRYEGYGVGGVAILIEALTDNRNRTAADLRAAFSKNGGNLGETGCVGWMFDQKGVVTIAGAIDEDQLLEASLEAGAEHYELTEIDEDTEGAEVFTEAINLENLSQVLQNKGYRVNKSELRWIPSNTLQVTDPEHARSLLKLMDALEDLDDVQNATANFEMTEELMSASMM is encoded by the coding sequence ATGGCAGGACATAGTAAATGGGCGAACATCAAGCGCCAAAAGGCGAGAGTAGATGCCGTCAAGGGCAAGATTTTTACGAAAATCTCTCGCGAAATTATTGTAGCTGCGCGTAGCGGTGTCCCCGATCCCGCCGGCAATTTTCAATTGCGAACGGCGATTGACAAGGCAAAGGCGGCTGGAATTCCTAATGAGAATATTGACCGAGCGATCGCTAAAGGTGCCGGTAAATGGGGATCAGAAGGCGATAGTCTGGAAGCAATTCGCTATGAAGGTTACGGTGTCGGTGGCGTGGCAATTCTCATCGAAGCACTTACTGATAATCGCAATCGCACCGCAGCGGATTTAAGAGCGGCATTTAGTAAAAATGGCGGCAATTTGGGCGAAACCGGCTGTGTTGGTTGGATGTTTGACCAAAAAGGCGTTGTCACGATTGCCGGTGCGATTGATGAAGATCAGCTATTAGAGGCTTCTCTGGAAGCCGGTGCTGAGCATTATGAACTGACAGAAATTGATGAAGACACAGAGGGTGCTGAAGTTTTTACTGAAGCCATAAACCTAGAAAATCTTAGCCAAGTTTTACAAAATAAAGGCTATAGGGTAAATAAGTCTGAATTGCGCTGGATTCCTAGCAATACACTGCAAGTTACCGATCCAGAACACGCTCGATCTCTGCTCAAATTAATGGATGCTTTGGAAGATTTAGATGATGTGCAAAATGCCACTGCAAACTTTGAAATGACTGAGGAATTGATGTCTGCAAGTATGATGTGA
- the treZ gene encoding malto-oligosyltrehalose trehalohydrolase, which yields MKNGAYYLGEGRCEFRVWAPTLKEVAVHIVSPDDRLLSMEQDEQGYWKVTAENINSGTLYFYKLNGKNDRPDPASDFQPKGVHGPSQVIDRNNFAWNDTNWSGIPIEEIIIYELHVGTFTDEGTFEAMIPRLKDLVELGVNAIEIMPVAQFPGERNWGYDGVFPYAVQNSYGGPEGLKKLVNACHQEGISVILDVVYNHLGPEGNYFPEFGPYFTDKYRPVWGEALNFDDQYSDEVRDFFLNNALYWFENYHIDALRLDAIQAIFEVGARPFLQELATATDSLSQQLGRKLYLIAESDLNDVRVLRPKELGGFALDAQWCDDFHHSLHALLTGESDRYYQDFGKCEHLEKAFKESFVYSGQYAPHRKRKHGNSAKDQPGEQFVVFSQTHDQIGNRILGDRLSKLLSFEGVKLAAGIVLISPYIPFLFMGEEYGEEAPFLYFVSHSEEPLIEAIRKDKQNEFKAFEGRGEFQDPQSPETFQNCKLNWEKKQEGEHKALWGWYQRLIQLRRTIPALKKLDKESLEVSSIEEEKIIFLRRWSEDSQIFCIMNFNHKDVTCPVNIPAGNWQKILDSSETEWMGAGSTLPDSIESAQKLTVNSQSFTLYEIKS from the coding sequence GTGAAAAATGGGGCATATTATTTAGGTGAAGGACGTTGTGAATTTAGAGTTTGGGCACCCACTCTCAAAGAGGTAGCTGTACATATTGTTTCTCCTGATGATCGATTACTTTCAATGGAGCAGGATGAGCAAGGATATTGGAAAGTAACCGCTGAAAATATTAATTCTGGTACACTATATTTTTATAAATTAAACGGAAAAAATGATAGACCCGATCCAGCATCGGACTTTCAACCAAAAGGAGTTCACGGGCCTTCTCAAGTAATTGATCGCAATAATTTTGCTTGGAATGACACGAATTGGTCGGGCATTCCTATAGAAGAAATAATTATTTATGAATTACACGTCGGGACTTTCACCGATGAAGGGACTTTTGAAGCAATGATTCCCCGGCTAAAAGATTTAGTTGAGTTGGGTGTTAATGCAATTGAAATTATGCCGGTGGCACAATTTCCAGGCGAACGCAACTGGGGTTATGACGGCGTATTTCCCTATGCCGTGCAAAATTCTTATGGTGGCCCTGAAGGGTTGAAAAAGCTTGTTAATGCCTGCCATCAGGAAGGCATTTCAGTTATTCTTGATGTCGTCTACAATCACCTTGGCCCTGAAGGAAATTACTTTCCTGAATTTGGCCCTTATTTTACAGATAAATACCGGCCAGTTTGGGGAGAAGCACTCAATTTTGACGATCAATACAGTGATGAAGTCCGTGATTTTTTTCTGAACAACGCTCTGTATTGGTTTGAGAATTATCACATTGATGCCCTGCGATTAGATGCAATTCAAGCAATTTTTGAAGTTGGTGCCCGACCATTTCTACAAGAACTCGCAACAGCCACAGACAGCCTTTCCCAACAGCTAGGGCGGAAACTTTATTTAATTGCAGAAAGCGATTTAAATGATGTTCGAGTTCTTCGTCCAAAAGAATTAGGTGGTTTTGCGCTAGATGCTCAGTGGTGTGATGATTTCCATCATTCACTTCACGCTTTGCTAACCGGAGAAAGCGACAGATATTATCAGGATTTTGGGAAATGCGAACATCTGGAAAAAGCGTTTAAAGAAAGCTTTGTTTACTCCGGGCAGTATGCCCCCCACAGAAAACGAAAGCATGGAAATTCCGCTAAAGATCAGCCAGGTGAGCAATTTGTGGTGTTTTCCCAAACCCATGATCAGATCGGCAATCGCATTTTAGGAGATCGATTATCTAAATTACTGTCCTTTGAAGGGGTGAAATTAGCAGCCGGCATCGTCTTAATTTCTCCTTACATCCCGTTTCTTTTTATGGGTGAAGAATATGGAGAGGAAGCTCCTTTTTTATATTTTGTCAGCCATTCAGAAGAGCCGTTGATAGAAGCCATACGGAAAGATAAACAAAACGAATTTAAAGCGTTTGAAGGGCGTGGAGAATTTCAAGATCCACAAAGTCCTGAGACTTTTCAAAATTGCAAGCTGAATTGGGAAAAGAAACAGGAAGGCGAACACAAAGCTCTCTGGGGCTGGTATCAACGATTAATTCAGCTACGCCGAACCATTCCAGCCCTGAAAAAGTTGGATAAGGAAAGTTTAGAAGTCTCTAGCATTGAAGAGGAAAAAATTATATTTTTGCGACGTTGGAGTGAGGATAGCCAGATATTTTGCATTATGAACTTTAATCATAAAGATGTCACTTGCCCAGTCAATATTCCAGCCGGCAACTGGCAAAAGATTTTGGATTCTTCTGAGACAGAATGGATGGGTGCCGGCTCCACATTACCCGATAGTATCGAATCGGCACAAAAATTGACTGTGAACTCACAAAGTTTTACACTATACGAAATTAAATCGTAG
- a CDS encoding DUF58 domain-containing protein, with the protein MKMFYQFAERLTTQITDWLETHWVTPAFAGWLLGGLALFYFAAGTNTMAGWLYAISGISLAILGIAMTLPIRTLRPLQVRRRPIEPVSVGDQLSIEIEIENPTEQTKTLLQVYDIFPYVLGQPKPVAVEAIPPQGIHHLVYYHPTERRGVYRWDEIHLRTAAPLGLFWCRRSRQAKATAIVYPTVFPLKVCPLVDEMGKEDSALLYSDRRQQLGTEGITRTLRPYRFGDPIRLIHWRTSARYGEMRVRELEISTGGQQIVISLDSAGSWQQDDFEAAVIAAASLYFYASRAGLNASVWTAQTGLIQGHQVVLETLAATSAGEDPPPNGLPEMPLIWLTQNPVSLSSLPPGSRWLLWPAAASLPQEENTIIKRDRPGIEIRPDRALDLQLQEPLSRF; encoded by the coding sequence ATGAAAATGTTTTATCAGTTCGCCGAGAGGCTAACCACGCAAATCACCGATTGGTTGGAAACCCACTGGGTAACGCCGGCCTTCGCGGGTTGGCTGCTGGGTGGGCTGGCCCTCTTCTACTTTGCCGCCGGCACTAATACAATGGCTGGGTGGTTGTACGCGATCAGCGGCATCAGTCTTGCCATTTTGGGCATTGCCATGACTTTGCCGATTCGGACGCTGCGCCCGCTGCAAGTTCGCCGTCGTCCGATTGAGCCGGTGAGTGTCGGCGACCAACTGAGCATTGAAATCGAGATAGAAAACCCAACTGAACAAACCAAGACACTGCTGCAAGTCTATGACATTTTCCCTTATGTCTTAGGGCAGCCGAAACCCGTTGCAGTTGAAGCGATCCCTCCCCAAGGCATACATCATTTGGTATACTACCACCCCACCGAACGCCGGGGCGTCTATCGGTGGGATGAGATTCATTTGAGGACGGCAGCCCCGTTAGGGTTATTCTGGTGCCGGCGATCGCGTCAAGCCAAAGCCACGGCGATTGTTTATCCCACCGTGTTTCCTTTAAAGGTTTGCCCACTGGTAGACGAAATGGGCAAAGAAGACAGCGCCTTGCTGTACAGTGATCGCCGGCAGCAATTGGGAACCGAAGGCATTACCCGAACCCTGCGCCCTTACCGATTTGGAGATCCGATTCGTCTGATCCACTGGCGTACCAGTGCCCGTTACGGCGAAATGCGGGTGCGCGAATTAGAAATTTCCACCGGCGGACAGCAAATCGTGATTAGCCTCGACAGCGCCGGCTCGTGGCAGCAGGATGATTTTGAAGCGGCTGTCATTGCAGCGGCATCGTTATACTTTTACGCCAGCCGTGCCGGGTTAAATGCCAGCGTTTGGACCGCTCAAACCGGCCTAATTCAAGGACATCAAGTGGTGTTAGAAACCCTGGCTGCCACAAGTGCCGGTGAAGATCCCCCTCCCAATGGCTTGCCGGAGATGCCCTTAATTTGGTTAACTCAAAATCCTGTAAGTCTAAGCAGCCTTCCCCCTGGCAGCCGATGGCTTTTATGGCCGGCAGCCGCTTCCCTCCCTCAAGAAGAAAACACCATTATCAAGCGGGATCGTCCAGGGATTGAGATCCGCCCAGATCGAGCCTTGGATTTACAACTGCAAGAACCTCTAAGCCGGTTTTAG
- a CDS encoding LptA/OstA family protein, which produces MMSFAKLPGLLMLRLGLTLMLPVAALFGSIAPTYPQTNPAAVDRPLTLRSDIQEADAKTGVVTARGNVQIDYPARQIQATAAQAQYFSKERRIVLSGDVYVLQEGNSLRGENIVYLIDEGRFIALPKSNRQVESIYLVPEENAAAPGTQTAPATPEF; this is translated from the coding sequence ATGATGTCATTTGCAAAACTGCCTGGTTTACTGATGCTACGCCTCGGATTAACCTTGATGTTGCCGGTGGCGGCTTTATTTGGGAGTATTGCTCCCACCTATCCCCAAACAAACCCAGCAGCAGTGGATAGACCGCTGACGCTGCGATCTGATATTCAAGAAGCTGACGCCAAAACTGGGGTGGTCACAGCGCGTGGGAACGTGCAAATCGATTATCCAGCAAGACAAATTCAAGCTACAGCTGCGCAAGCGCAATATTTCAGCAAAGAACGCCGCATCGTGTTGAGCGGCGATGTTTATGTTTTGCAGGAAGGTAACAGTTTGCGGGGTGAAAACATTGTTTACCTGATTGATGAGGGGCGATTTATCGCACTTCCAAAATCAAACCGGCAAGTCGAATCAATTTATCTGGTTCCAGAAGAAAACGCCGCTGCACCTGGTACTCAAACCGCGCCGGCAACGCCTGAATTTTAA
- a CDS encoding ferredoxin-thioredoxin reductase catalytic domain-containing protein, whose amino-acid sequence MTSPTDTDNKSSDKSLEAMVQFSQTYAQRTGTYFCSEPSVTAVVIEGLAKNKDDLGSPLCPCRHYEDKEAEVAAAYWNCPCVPMRERKECHCMLFLTPENDFAGPSQTMTIEQVKEIRESMG is encoded by the coding sequence ATGACCTCTCCAACAGACACCGACAACAAATCCAGCGATAAAAGCCTAGAAGCAATGGTGCAGTTTTCCCAAACTTACGCCCAGCGCACCGGCACCTACTTCTGTTCAGAACCTTCAGTAACGGCTGTGGTGATCGAAGGATTGGCCAAAAACAAAGATGACCTCGGTTCGCCCCTGTGTCCGTGCCGGCACTACGAAGATAAAGAAGCCGAAGTCGCTGCTGCCTACTGGAACTGTCCTTGCGTGCCGATGCGCGAGCGCAAAGAGTGCCACTGTATGCTATTCCTTACCCCAGAAAATGATTTTGCCGGCCCATCGCAAACAATGACGATTGAACAAGTCAAAGAAATTAGAGAAAGCATGGGATGA
- a CDS encoding DUF309 domain-containing protein gives MSEPIPDEFWQGVEQFNRQEFYACHDTLEALWMEASEPERTFYQGVLQIAVALYHLGNHNWRGAVILLGEGISRLRKYQHPYFDIDVNRLLKQSADLLSELQQAGPENVADFALQLSQGSNSSLQRPQIARFPAPNE, from the coding sequence ATGAGTGAACCGATCCCTGATGAGTTTTGGCAAGGCGTCGAGCAGTTCAACCGGCAAGAATTCTACGCCTGCCACGACACCCTAGAGGCTTTATGGATGGAGGCGTCCGAACCCGAACGCACTTTTTACCAGGGAGTGCTACAAATTGCCGTTGCCCTCTATCATCTGGGCAATCATAACTGGCGCGGAGCCGTAATTTTGCTGGGAGAAGGCATCAGCCGGTTGCGAAAATATCAGCATCCATATTTTGATATAGATGTCAATCGCTTACTCAAGCAAAGTGCCGATCTGTTGAGCGAATTGCAACAAGCAGGGCCAGAAAATGTAGCAGATTTCGCCCTACAGCTGAGTCAAGGAAGTAATTCTTCTTTACAGCGCCCTCAAATTGCCCGATTTCCTGCACCCAACGAATAA
- a CDS encoding LptF/LptG family permease, translated as MRLSLSKSFHSLSWLTPRISVMDRYIVMELLPPFLFGVGAFSSVGVAIGSMFDLVRKVTEAGLPMTLAMKILLLKLPYFVVLAFPMSMLLASLLTYSRLSSDSELIALRSCGISIYRLITPALVLSVFVTAMTFFFNELIVPAANYEASITLERALKQDTKVFQEKNIIYPEFSQVKQANGKKQEVLTRLFYAEEFDGQKMKGLTILDRSQENINQILVSESASWNNTTNTWNFFNGTIYIVAPDGSYRNILKFEEQELNLSRAPFDLASKDRDYNEMNIAESQEYLKLLQQSGKEKKIRKLIIRIQQKYSLPFACVAFALVGAALGTKPQRTSKATGFGVSVLLVFTYYLLMSIGDALGLSGVISPVIAGWLPTLCGFVMGAVLLVRVSQ; from the coding sequence ATGAGATTAAGCCTGTCCAAATCCTTCCATTCACTTAGCTGGCTAACTCCTAGAATTTCGGTCATGGATCGCTATATTGTAATGGAGTTATTGCCGCCATTTCTATTTGGAGTGGGAGCTTTTTCGTCCGTAGGGGTAGCCATTGGGTCAATGTTTGACTTGGTGCGGAAGGTAACAGAAGCCGGCTTGCCAATGACGCTGGCGATGAAAATTTTGCTATTAAAGCTTCCTTATTTCGTCGTTCTCGCTTTCCCCATGTCAATGCTGCTAGCATCCTTACTGACCTACAGCCGGCTATCGAGTGACAGCGAGCTAATTGCCCTACGCAGCTGCGGCATCAGTATTTACCGATTGATCACACCGGCTCTGGTGCTGAGTGTTTTCGTTACAGCGATGACCTTTTTTTTTAATGAACTTATTGTGCCGGCTGCCAATTATGAAGCGTCTATTACCTTAGAGCGAGCGTTGAAACAAGATACAAAAGTATTTCAAGAGAAAAATATTATTTATCCAGAATTTAGTCAAGTCAAGCAAGCAAATGGCAAAAAACAAGAAGTTCTTACGCGCTTATTTTATGCAGAAGAATTTGATGGTCAAAAAATGAAAGGCTTGACAATTTTAGATCGGTCACAGGAGAACATTAATCAGATTTTAGTCTCAGAATCAGCAAGTTGGAATAACACAACAAATACGTGGAACTTTTTTAATGGCACCATTTATATTGTCGCACCAGACGGTTCGTACCGTAATATTTTAAAATTTGAGGAACAAGAATTAAATCTTTCTCGCGCCCCGTTTGATCTGGCTTCAAAAGACCGGGATTATAACGAGATGAATATTGCAGAGTCCCAAGAGTATTTAAAACTGCTGCAACAGAGCGGAAAAGAAAAGAAAATTCGCAAGCTGATTATCCGCATTCAACAGAAATATTCCCTGCCCTTTGCGTGTGTTGCCTTTGCCCTAGTCGGTGCGGCATTAGGGACTAAACCACAGCGAACCAGCAAAGCCACAGGCTTTGGCGTTAGTGTTTTATTAGTCTTTACTTACTATTTATTGATGTCGATTGGCGATGCGTTGGGGTTGAGCGGGGTGATCTCTCCTGTGATAGCCGGCTGGTTGCCAACCCTGTGCGGCTTTGTGATGGGAGCAGTCTTGTTAGTGCGGGTATCACAATAA